One window from the genome of Candidatus Cloacimonadota bacterium encodes:
- a CDS encoding dinitrogenase iron-molybdenum cofactor biosynthesis protein: MKILLTAKGTEWDSKIDSRFGRTEFFFIYDEETEKVETYDNRAIANEAHGAGPRTAQKMAEYGVNVMITGNGPGGNAAVVVKQLGTKVFVGAGEMTVKEAYDAYKKGELREF; the protein is encoded by the coding sequence ATGAAAATTTTATTAACAGCCAAAGGAACAGAATGGGATTCTAAAATAGACTCCAGATTTGGCAGAACAGAATTTTTTTTCATTTATGATGAAGAAACAGAAAAAGTTGAAACTTATGACAATCGAGCAATCGCTAACGAAGCGCACGGAGCAGGACCAAGAACGGCTCAGAAAATGGCTGAATACGGGGTGAATGTAATGATAACTGGAAATGGTCCCGGAGGAAATGCGGCGGTAGTTGTTAAACAGCTTGGAACAAAAGTTTTTGTCGGTGCAGGCGAGATGACAGTTAAAGAAGCATACGATGCTTATAAAAAGGGAGAATTGAGGGAATTTTGA